From Pungitius pungitius chromosome 9, fPunPun2.1, whole genome shotgun sequence, one genomic window encodes:
- the cpz gene encoding carboxypeptidase Z isoform X1: MRLGLLVLFLSSMRSCWCAPPQTCHPGDEILGRCSNEVLGDKPTCAPLTLGYCNDLEYSRTVFPNILGHRSSPDVESGAEYLLLSVIHGLLNGECYPEIRLVGCSVLASPCQDDKMIKPCRSTCEALRRDCAHAFEAIEMAWPYFLDCDRFFASNEEGCFDALAGLRARQKVEMSSRSAEEPSTILQFTYTSNAQMYSLLKRTAAKCPQITHVYSIGRSTEGRDLLVIEFSDNPGKHELLEPEIKLVANMHGNEVLGRQLLVYLAQYLCSEYTLGNQRIQTIINTTRIHILASMNPDGYELAASEVEDNSDPELANQEGHLLNGWTNGRTNAQNIDLNRNFPDLTSIFYRNRRSRHYRIDHIAIPDAYWFGKVAPETYAVMKWIRSLPFVQSASLHGGDLVVSYPFDFSRHPQEERMFSPTPDEQVIKQLARTYADAHATMSNNDTERCGASFYQTRGIINGALWYSFAGGMSDFNYLHTNCLEITVELGCDKFPSEAELYPEWKRNKEALLSFMESVHRGIKGVIQDVDGKGIKGAIISVRGVRKDITSAEDGDYWRLLNPGTHILTATAKGYSRVSKRVYLPHNMNKAGRVDFVLAKVPIEPDVDDHLFPTVDTWDRFDPYNQFERDSEPGVREGGIEREEKPWWWNYFYQSGISPPQWLLRSV; encoded by the exons ATGCGTTTAGGACTATtggtgctgtttctctcctCGATGAGGAGTTGTTGGTGCGCCCCGCCGCAGACTTGTCATCCAGGAGACGAGATTTTAG GAAGATGCAGCAACGAAGTGTTGGGAGATAAAC CTACCTGTGCGCCGCTCACACTGGGCTACTGCAATGACCTGGAGTACTCAAG AACCGTATTCCCCAACATCCTTGGCCACCGGAGCAGCCCGGACGTGGAGTCGGGAGCAGAGTACCTCCTGCTGAGCGTCATCCACGGCCTGCTCAACGGGGAGTGCTACCCTGAGATACGCCTCGTCGGCTGCTCGGTTCTCGCCTCGCCCTGCCAGGACGACAAGATGATTAAACCCTGCCGCAGCACCTGCGAGGCACTGAGGAGGGACTGTGCCCATGCCTTTGAAGCCATTGAAATGGCCTGGCCCTACTTCCTGGATTGTGATCGTTTCTTTGCAAGTAACGAGGAGGGCTGCTTCGACGCGCTGGCAGGCCTCAGAG CCAGACAGAAGGTAGAAATGTCCAGCCGCTCAGCTGAAGAACCCAGCACCATCCTCCAGTTCACGTACACCTCCAATGCTCAAATGTATAGCTTGCTGAAGAGAACAGCAGCCAAGTGCCCCCAAATCACTCACGTCTATAGCATTGGGCGCAGCACAGAGGGCAGGGATCTGCTGGTCATTGAGTTCAGCGACAACCCAGGAAAGCACGAGCTAC TGGAACCAGAGATCAAGCTGGTAGCAAACATGCACGGCAACgaggtgttgggccgccagctgCTGGTCTACTTGGCGCAGTATCTGTGTTCAGAGTACACCCTGGGGAACCAACGGATTCAGACCATCATCAACACCACCCGCATCCACATTCTGGCCTCCATGAATCCCGATGGCTACGAGCTGGCTGCCTCAGAGGTAGAGGATAACAGTGACCCGGAGCTCGCCAACCAGGAA GGCCACCTGTTGAACGGTTGGACCAATGGACGTACCAACGCCCAGAACATTGACCTCAACCGCAATTTTCCAGACCTCACCTCCATTTTCTACCGGAACCGCCGCAGCAGGCACTACCGCATTGACCACATCGCCATCCCCGACGCCTACTGGTTCGGAAAG GTGGCACCAGAGACCTACGCAGTGATGAAGTGGATCAGGTCGCTGCCCTTTGTTCAGTCCGCCAGCCTCCACGGAGGTGATCTGGTGGTCTCCTACCCCTTTGACTTCTCTAGACACCCACAGGAAGAGAGGATGTTCTCACCCACTCCTGATGAACAG gtcatcaAGCAGCTGGCTCGCACCTACGCAGACGCCCACGCCACCATGTCCAACAATGACACTGAGAGGTGTGGGGCCTCCTTTTACCAAACTCGGGGCATCATCAATGGGGCATTGTGGTACAGTTTTGCTGGTG GTATGTCAGACTTCAACTACCTGCACACAAATTGTCTGGAGATCACAGTCGAGCTAGGATGTGACAAATTCCCATCAGAGGCTGAGCTTTACCCAGAATGGAAGAGGAATAAAGAAGCTCTGTTAAGTTTTATGGAGTCT GTCCATCGAGGGATAAAAGGAGTGATTCAAGATGTTGATGGAAAAGGGATTAAAGGGGCAATTATCTCTGTCAGGGGGGTAAGAAAAGATATCACTTCAG CTGAAGATGGAGACTACTGGCGGTTGTTGAATCCAGGAACTCACATCCTGACAGCCACAGCCAAGGGTTACTCCAGGGTCAGTAAGAGGGTTTATCTGCCTCACAACATGAACAAGGCTGGACGTGTCGACTTTGTCCTGGCGAAG GTGCCCATAGAGCCCGATGTCGACGACCATCTCTTCCCCACAGTAGACACGTGGGATCGATTCGACCCGTACAACCAGTTTGAGCGTGACAGCGAGCCCGGTGTAAGGGAAGGTGGGATCGAGCGGGAGGAGAAACCGTGGTGGTGGAACTACTTCTACCAGTCTGGCATTTCACCTCCACAATGGCTGCTGCGAAGCGTCTGA
- the cpz gene encoding carboxypeptidase Z isoform X2, which translates to MRLGLLVLFLSSMRSCWCAPPQTCHPGDEILGRCSNEVLGDKPTCAPLTLGYCNDLEYSRTVFPNILGHRSSPDVESGAEYLLLSVIHGLLNGECYPEIRLVGCSVLASPCQDDKMIKPCRSTCEALRRDCAHAFEAIEMAWPYFLDCDRFFASNEEGCFDALAGLRARQKVEMSSRSAEEPSTILQFTYTSNAQMYSLLKRTAAKCPQITHVYSIGRSTEGRDLLVIEFSDNPGKHELLEPEIKLVANMHGNEVLGRQLLVYLAQYLCSEYTLGNQRIQTIINTTRIHILASMNPDGYELAASEGHLLNGWTNGRTNAQNIDLNRNFPDLTSIFYRNRRSRHYRIDHIAIPDAYWFGKVAPETYAVMKWIRSLPFVQSASLHGGDLVVSYPFDFSRHPQEERMFSPTPDEQVIKQLARTYADAHATMSNNDTERCGASFYQTRGIINGALWYSFAGGMSDFNYLHTNCLEITVELGCDKFPSEAELYPEWKRNKEALLSFMESVHRGIKGVIQDVDGKGIKGAIISVRGVRKDITSAEDGDYWRLLNPGTHILTATAKGYSRVSKRVYLPHNMNKAGRVDFVLAKVPIEPDVDDHLFPTVDTWDRFDPYNQFERDSEPGVREGGIEREEKPWWWNYFYQSGISPPQWLLRSV; encoded by the exons ATGCGTTTAGGACTATtggtgctgtttctctcctCGATGAGGAGTTGTTGGTGCGCCCCGCCGCAGACTTGTCATCCAGGAGACGAGATTTTAG GAAGATGCAGCAACGAAGTGTTGGGAGATAAAC CTACCTGTGCGCCGCTCACACTGGGCTACTGCAATGACCTGGAGTACTCAAG AACCGTATTCCCCAACATCCTTGGCCACCGGAGCAGCCCGGACGTGGAGTCGGGAGCAGAGTACCTCCTGCTGAGCGTCATCCACGGCCTGCTCAACGGGGAGTGCTACCCTGAGATACGCCTCGTCGGCTGCTCGGTTCTCGCCTCGCCCTGCCAGGACGACAAGATGATTAAACCCTGCCGCAGCACCTGCGAGGCACTGAGGAGGGACTGTGCCCATGCCTTTGAAGCCATTGAAATGGCCTGGCCCTACTTCCTGGATTGTGATCGTTTCTTTGCAAGTAACGAGGAGGGCTGCTTCGACGCGCTGGCAGGCCTCAGAG CCAGACAGAAGGTAGAAATGTCCAGCCGCTCAGCTGAAGAACCCAGCACCATCCTCCAGTTCACGTACACCTCCAATGCTCAAATGTATAGCTTGCTGAAGAGAACAGCAGCCAAGTGCCCCCAAATCACTCACGTCTATAGCATTGGGCGCAGCACAGAGGGCAGGGATCTGCTGGTCATTGAGTTCAGCGACAACCCAGGAAAGCACGAGCTAC TGGAACCAGAGATCAAGCTGGTAGCAAACATGCACGGCAACgaggtgttgggccgccagctgCTGGTCTACTTGGCGCAGTATCTGTGTTCAGAGTACACCCTGGGGAACCAACGGATTCAGACCATCATCAACACCACCCGCATCCACATTCTGGCCTCCATGAATCCCGATGGCTACGAGCTGGCTGCCTCAGAG GGCCACCTGTTGAACGGTTGGACCAATGGACGTACCAACGCCCAGAACATTGACCTCAACCGCAATTTTCCAGACCTCACCTCCATTTTCTACCGGAACCGCCGCAGCAGGCACTACCGCATTGACCACATCGCCATCCCCGACGCCTACTGGTTCGGAAAG GTGGCACCAGAGACCTACGCAGTGATGAAGTGGATCAGGTCGCTGCCCTTTGTTCAGTCCGCCAGCCTCCACGGAGGTGATCTGGTGGTCTCCTACCCCTTTGACTTCTCTAGACACCCACAGGAAGAGAGGATGTTCTCACCCACTCCTGATGAACAG gtcatcaAGCAGCTGGCTCGCACCTACGCAGACGCCCACGCCACCATGTCCAACAATGACACTGAGAGGTGTGGGGCCTCCTTTTACCAAACTCGGGGCATCATCAATGGGGCATTGTGGTACAGTTTTGCTGGTG GTATGTCAGACTTCAACTACCTGCACACAAATTGTCTGGAGATCACAGTCGAGCTAGGATGTGACAAATTCCCATCAGAGGCTGAGCTTTACCCAGAATGGAAGAGGAATAAAGAAGCTCTGTTAAGTTTTATGGAGTCT GTCCATCGAGGGATAAAAGGAGTGATTCAAGATGTTGATGGAAAAGGGATTAAAGGGGCAATTATCTCTGTCAGGGGGGTAAGAAAAGATATCACTTCAG CTGAAGATGGAGACTACTGGCGGTTGTTGAATCCAGGAACTCACATCCTGACAGCCACAGCCAAGGGTTACTCCAGGGTCAGTAAGAGGGTTTATCTGCCTCACAACATGAACAAGGCTGGACGTGTCGACTTTGTCCTGGCGAAG GTGCCCATAGAGCCCGATGTCGACGACCATCTCTTCCCCACAGTAGACACGTGGGATCGATTCGACCCGTACAACCAGTTTGAGCGTGACAGCGAGCCCGGTGTAAGGGAAGGTGGGATCGAGCGGGAGGAGAAACCGTGGTGGTGGAACTACTTCTACCAGTCTGGCATTTCACCTCCACAATGGCTGCTGCGAAGCGTCTGA